A genomic segment from Arcobacter acticola encodes:
- a CDS encoding IS630 family transposase: MEKINKLEKNDARKVDSNTLQYLRDRAIKLRDSGISNLETAAILGLSKITTSRWYSKYKKDGQKALKVQKTGRPKKSGKRLSDEQEEKIIRMLIDTTPEQLKFKFALWTREAVKQLILRVVDIDMPISTVGDYLAKWQFTSKKPIKRAYERKDSATKAWLEETYPKIKKEAKINNADIWWADETACVSMPSNLKGYAPIGSKIKPILTHTAKKFKVNMISAITNTGKSMFALYDDSIATDNFIDFLEKVIKSNDKKVFMIVDNLRVHHAKLVKAWEEKHKDKIKLFYLPPYSPEFNPDEYLNQDYKSNVHKNGLPKNQKELKENTQNYMENLQKNPQKIANFFQHQSVKYAS, from the coding sequence ATGGAAAAAATAAATAAATTAGAAAAAAATGATGCTAGAAAAGTAGATTCAAATACATTACAGTATCTCAGAGATAGAGCAATTAAATTAAGGGATAGTGGTATAAGTAATCTTGAAACAGCTGCAATATTAGGTTTGTCAAAAATTACAACATCAAGATGGTATAGCAAATATAAAAAAGATGGTCAAAAAGCACTTAAAGTTCAAAAAACTGGTCGTCCTAAAAAGTCTGGTAAGAGACTTAGCGATGAACAAGAGGAAAAAATCATCCGAATGCTTATAGATACAACCCCAGAACAATTAAAGTTTAAGTTTGCTTTGTGGACAAGAGAAGCTGTAAAACAGTTAATTCTAAGAGTAGTAGATATTGATATGCCAATATCAACAGTTGGAGATTATCTTGCAAAATGGCAATTTACTTCGAAAAAACCAATAAAAAGAGCTTATGAAAGAAAAGATAGTGCAACTAAAGCTTGGTTGGAAGAAACATATCCAAAAATCAAAAAAGAAGCAAAAATAAATAATGCTGATATTTGGTGGGCTGATGAGACTGCTTGTGTATCAATGCCATCAAATTTAAAAGGATATGCTCCAATAGGAAGTAAAATAAAACCTATTCTTACTCATACAGCTAAAAAGTTTAAAGTGAATATGATATCAGCCATTACAAATACAGGTAAATCAATGTTTGCATTGTATGATGATTCAATAGCTACAGATAATTTTATAGATTTTTTAGAAAAAGTAATAAAATCAAATGATAAAAAAGTATTTATGATAGTAGATAACCTAAGAGTACATCATGCTAAATTAGTAAAAGCTTGGGAAGAAAAGCATAAAGATAAAATCAAACTCTTTTATCTTCCACCATACTCCCCAGAATTTAATCCTGATGAATATTTGAATCAAGATTATAAGAGTAATGTACATAAAAATGGTCTGCCAAAAAATCAAAAAGAACTAAAAGAAAACACACAAAATTATATGGAGAATTTACAAAAAAATCCACAAAAAATAGCTAACTTTTTTCAACATCAAAGTGTGAAATATGCTAGCTAA
- the metE gene encoding 5-methyltetrahydropteroyltriglutamate--homocysteine S-methyltransferase, whose amino-acid sequence MISLVYRWSNKILSLIKPVYDELSNAVTNIKIVVASYFEHSNEASKILVNTPIWALALDFIYGEKNIESLDFIKNSNKTLIAGVIDGRNIWKSDFKKKIDLLEKISKHINKDKLIISTTCSLLHVPFSLKYEDHLSKEIKSWLAFACEKLNELSLVSKDFFDIQLNLDEISIIKRNLEDNIQRKTSSKIHNLEIQNEIKNLKLFERADKFNDRIKIQREFFNYDYLTTTTIGSFPQTPEIRENRKKFKENSISKEEYEKEIKNYIDDCILFQEEIGLDVLVHGEPERNDMVEYFGEMLDGFAFTQNAWVQSYGSRCVKPPLIYGDINRANPMTVDWIKYAQGKTSKVVKGMLTGPITILNWSFVRDDIKRSEVAKQIALAIAKEVDDLQKHGIKMIQVDEAAFKEGYPLRIENIKEYERWAVDNFKLSVSLAAIDTQIHTHMCYSEFNDIIKTIEEMDADVISIETARSGNRLLRIFKEVAYKQEVGPGIYDIHSPRIPSVEEMVNQIKALLEVLPKEQLWINPDCGLKTRKWPEVKQSLINMVEAVNIIKKAEKH is encoded by the coding sequence ATAATTAGTTTAGTTTATCGGTGGAGTAATAAAATATTATCATTAATTAAACCTGTATATGATGAACTTTCAAATGCAGTAACAAATATTAAAATAGTTGTTGCATCTTATTTTGAGCATTCAAATGAAGCTAGTAAAATATTAGTAAATACTCCAATTTGGGCTTTAGCATTGGATTTTATTTATGGTGAAAAAAATATTGAGTCATTAGATTTTATAAAAAACTCAAATAAAACTTTAATTGCAGGTGTAATTGATGGTAGAAATATTTGGAAAAGTGACTTTAAAAAGAAAATAGATTTGCTTGAAAAAATATCAAAACATATAAATAAAGATAAATTAATTATCTCTACAACTTGTTCTCTTTTACATGTACCTTTTTCTTTAAAATATGAAGATCACTTGAGTAAAGAAATAAAATCTTGGTTAGCTTTTGCTTGTGAAAAATTAAATGAACTTTCACTTGTAAGTAAAGATTTCTTTGATATCCAATTAAATTTAGATGAAATTTCAATTATTAAAAGAAATTTAGAGGATAATATTCAAAGAAAGACATCTTCTAAAATCCATAATTTAGAAATTCAAAATGAAATAAAAAATCTGAAACTTTTTGAAAGGGCAGATAAGTTTAACGATAGAATTAAAATTCAAAGAGAGTTTTTTAACTATGATTATTTAACAACTACAACAATTGGATCATTTCCTCAAACACCTGAGATTAGAGAAAATAGAAAAAAATTTAAGGAAAATAGTATCTCAAAAGAGGAATATGAAAAAGAAATAAAAAATTATATAGATGATTGTATTTTATTTCAAGAAGAAATAGGACTTGATGTATTAGTTCATGGTGAACCTGAGAGAAATGACATGGTTGAATATTTTGGTGAAATGTTAGATGGATTTGCCTTTACACAAAATGCTTGGGTTCAATCATATGGAAGTAGATGTGTAAAACCACCTTTAATATATGGAGATATAAATAGAGCAAATCCTATGACAGTTGATTGGATAAAATATGCACAAGGTAAAACATCAAAAGTTGTAAAAGGGATGTTGACAGGACCTATTACTATTTTAAACTGGTCATTTGTAAGAGATGATATAAAAAGAAGTGAAGTAGCAAAGCAAATAGCACTTGCAATTGCAAAAGAAGTTGATGATTTACAAAAGCACGGAATTAAAATGATTCAAGTTGATGAAGCAGCATTTAAAGAAGGATATCCATTAAGAATTGAAAATATTAAAGAGTATGAAAGATGGGCAGTAGATAATTTCAAATTAAGTGTTAGTTTAGCAGCAATTGATACACAAATTCATACACATATGTGTTATAGTGAGTTTAATGACATTATTAAAACAATTGAAGAAATGGATGCTGATGTTATCTCAATAGAAACAGCACGAAGTGGAAATAGACTTCTTAGAATTTTTAAAGAAGTTGCATATAAACAAGAAGTTGGTCCTGGAATTTATGATATTCATAGTCCAAGAATCCCAAGCGTAGAAGAAATGGTAAATCAAATAAAAGCATTATTGGAAGTTTTACCAAAAGAGCAATTATGGATAAATCCAGATTGTGGATTAAAAACTAGAAAATGGCCAGAAGTAAAACAAAGTTTAATAAATATGGTTGAAGCTGTAAATATTATAAAAAAAGCAGAAAAACACTAG
- the ilvA gene encoding threonine ammonia-lyase gives MITLNDIKEAKKRLAGTVLNTPLVKAPILSKDLNSEIYLKEDNLQLTGSFKIRGAFNKLAMMDDKRRKNGVVAASAGNHAQGLAYAAQHFGCEATIFMPEATPLTKVSGVKSYGANVVLVGENFDEAYATATKSALDNDKEFIHPFADDAVIAGQGTIALEILEKIEDIEHIIVPIGGGGLISGIAIAAKAINPNIKITGVVASGARGMKDSFEARMPIDSASVKTIADGIAVRDVTPKLLDIILEYVDQIVEVTDNETANAILFLLEKHKLVVEGAGAVATAAIMHKKVEIENEKVCAIVSGGNIDVTMLSLIIDKGLVKSFRKMNLIVTLMDKPGALMHLTDVFTQCSTNIVQIDYDRNSVKLEFGEAHVTIALETKGEEHQKLIRENLKQSGYRFKQI, from the coding sequence ATGATTACATTAAACGATATAAAAGAAGCAAAAAAAAGATTAGCAGGAACTGTACTAAATACTCCTTTAGTAAAAGCCCCTATTTTAAGTAAAGATTTAAATTCTGAAATATATTTAAAAGAGGATAACTTACAATTAACAGGAAGTTTTAAAATCAGAGGTGCTTTTAATAAATTAGCAATGATGGATGACAAAAGAAGAAAAAATGGTGTAGTAGCTGCAAGTGCTGGAAATCATGCACAAGGTTTAGCATATGCTGCACAACATTTTGGATGTGAAGCAACTATTTTTATGCCAGAAGCAACACCTCTAACAAAAGTGAGTGGTGTTAAATCATATGGAGCAAATGTTGTTTTAGTTGGAGAAAATTTTGATGAAGCCTATGCAACAGCTACAAAATCTGCACTTGATAATGATAAAGAGTTTATTCATCCTTTTGCTGATGATGCTGTAATTGCAGGGCAAGGAACAATTGCCTTAGAAATTTTAGAAAAAATTGAAGATATAGAACATATTATTGTTCCAATTGGTGGAGGTGGATTAATCTCAGGAATTGCCATTGCAGCAAAAGCTATTAATCCAAATATTAAAATTACTGGAGTTGTAGCAAGTGGTGCAAGAGGAATGAAAGACTCTTTTGAAGCTAGAATGCCAATTGATTCAGCATCAGTTAAAACAATAGCAGATGGAATTGCTGTTCGTGATGTAACTCCTAAACTTCTTGATATTATTTTAGAATATGTTGATCAAATAGTTGAAGTAACAGATAATGAAACTGCAAATGCAATTTTATTTTTACTAGAAAAACACAAACTTGTAGTTGAAGGTGCAGGTGCAGTTGCAACTGCTGCCATTATGCATAAAAAAGTTGAAATTGAAAATGAAAAAGTTTGTGCAATTGTAAGTGGTGGGAATATTGACGTTACAATGTTATCATTAATTATTGATAAAGGTTTAGTAAAATCTTTTAGAAAAATGAATCTAATCGTAACACTTATGGATAAACCAGGTGCATTGATGCATTTAACTGATGTATTTACCCAATGTTCAACAAACATAGTACAAATAGATTATGACAGAAACTCTGTAAAGCTGGAGTTTGGTGAAGCTCACGTTACAATAGCCCTTGAAACAAAAGGTGAAGAACACCAAAAACTAATAAGAGAAAATTTGAAACAAAGTGGATATAGATTCAAACAAATCTAA
- a CDS encoding F0F1 ATP synthase subunit A, producing the protein MEGRLFTFLGTIGGHGQEWIILSHYVLVIGIIFLIARAATRKLQLVPTGAQNVMETFVGGIITMGADTMGEKNARVYMPLIASLAIVIFVSNMIGVIPGFEAPTSNINFTLSLALIVFVYYNYVGIQKNGFVNYFKHFMGPMPILAPLMFPIEIISHISRIISLSFRLFGSIRGDDMFLMVLLMLVPWLLPLPGFFLLTAFGFLQAFIFSILTYVYIAGSVMMEHEEH; encoded by the coding sequence ATGGAAGGAAGACTGTTTACATTCTTAGGAACTATCGGTGGTCACGGACAAGAGTGGATAATCCTATCACACTATGTTTTAGTTATTGGAATTATTTTCTTAATAGCAAGAGCAGCAACTAGAAAATTACAATTAGTTCCAACTGGGGCTCAAAATGTAATGGAAACATTTGTTGGCGGTATCATTACAATGGGTGCTGATACAATGGGTGAAAAAAATGCTAGAGTTTATATGCCGTTAATCGCGTCATTAGCTATAGTTATTTTTGTTAGTAATATGATTGGGGTTATTCCTGGTTTTGAAGCTCCAACTAGTAATATCAACTTTACTTTATCATTAGCATTAATTGTATTTGTTTATTATAATTATGTTGGTATTCAAAAAAATGGTTTTGTAAACTATTTCAAACACTTTATGGGACCAATGCCAATTCTTGCTCCTTTAATGTTCCCAATTGAAATAATTTCTCATATATCAAGAATTATTTCATTATCATTCAGACTTTTTGGTTCAATTAGAGGGGATGATATGTTCCTTATGGTACTTTTAATGTTAGTACCTTGGTTATTACCTCTTCCTGGATTTTTCTTATTAACTGCGTTTGGTTTCTTACAAGCGTTTATTTTCAGTATATTAACTTATGTTTATATCGCTGGATCGGTTATGATGGAACACGAAGAGCACTAA
- a CDS encoding thiamine phosphate synthase — protein sequence MNYKLKHYLITDPKYYTNDIGLFEKNLRNILENKKVDIACFRDKTSDNYEDLAKIFIMTCKEFTIKEILLNTDYKLASKLKATGVHLNSTQFDKIKIAKDLNLNVIISCHSFEDIEKAKSLKCDTLTFSPIFQTPNKGEPKGILKLQEAIDTYKDVNIIALGGIINDEQIKQIEKTKAYAFASIRYFI from the coding sequence ATGAATTACAAATTAAAACACTATTTAATCACTGATCCCAAATATTATACAAATGACATAGGATTGTTTGAAAAGAATCTAAGAAATATTTTAGAAAATAAAAAAGTAGATATAGCATGTTTTAGAGATAAAACATCTGATAATTATGAAGACTTAGCAAAGATATTTATAATGACTTGTAAAGAATTTACTATAAAAGAAATTTTATTAAATACAGATTATAAACTAGCTTCTAAATTAAAAGCTACAGGTGTTCATTTAAACTCAACACAATTTGATAAAATCAAAATTGCAAAAGATTTAAACCTAAATGTAATTATCTCATGTCATAGTTTTGAAGATATAGAAAAAGCAAAAAGCTTAAAGTGTGATACCCTTACATTTTCTCCCATATTTCAAACACCAAATAAAGGTGAACCAAAAGGAATTTTAAAATTACAAGAAGCAATAGATACATATAAAGATGTTAATATTATTGCACTTGGTGGAATTATAAATGATGAGCAAATAAAACAAATAGAAAAAACAAAAGCATATGCTTTTGCTTCTATTCGATATTTTATTTAA
- a CDS encoding RecB-like helicase, whose product MKKYLALKASAGSGKTFALTVRYISLLLLGAKPNEILTLTFTNKAANEMSERIYKTLLTLGDDEAYLNAIVEQSGLSKKEILGRKAFLVKSFSNASLSIFTIDKFINKILREFCGYIGVSDDFEIKEDDIETLSMKFLQSLDSKQFEALIDFSHYEKKKFNSIFDLFKNLLEKNETIDILNIDAKLIDLQKDMVLQNAFKIKEAILNCSVASNSAIKAVDFEKFDDLFGRTWLEKDSLSDYSYFKKCANETIESYFSILKEQIAIYYKLRAGYSLSKLFELYLMFKDFKFSFNKNKNYLEFNDISNLVYELLSTKIDKEFLYFRLDSQFSHILMDEFQDTSLLQYKILEPLIKEILSGDETKFKTFFYVGDTKQSIYRFRGGKRELFDYVANTNKLLEVEVLNTNYRSCENIISYVNSLFLKLSNYEYFEQESIAKDGYIEVIEDSAFDEDEKFVNVASKIAALLQEGVNSNDIAILTYTNADVLNLYYYLKQKFPSLKITTEMTSKLINQQNVKAIINAIKYIYFKEDIYKENLNALIGKPILNELDLLFSLEEKSIQELIREIASNLKIIDENIIKLIEVSSGFNNIVDFVYEIDKLDANMVNSESIGLQILTIFKSKGLEFNTVILLDRIKRKNVDKSSLLFEYDSVELKNIFYKIKGYENYNKDYEKALAKEKALSIEDEINILYVALTRAKNNMIIFKKIKSSVFDILNMSPCKIGNIIQSINISKNYDKIEKIVYTPLNLGTQDKQLANEKELDENHLHAKYFGITTHYCLEMMDEFTIDCLEYTLKLAISRYSNYLNEVDFIDIKNRISMLIKNNDFISIINDSEFITEQSLIYKEEIKIIDLLLFKNDTYYIIDYKTTKDRLPEHIAQVSFYKKAIKDIFSTNEVKAYLVYLHSNESFIQEI is encoded by the coding sequence AAAAAAGAGATTCTTGGAAGAAAAGCATTTTTAGTAAAATCTTTTTCAAATGCAAGCTTATCTATTTTTACCATTGATAAATTTATAAATAAAATTCTTAGAGAGTTTTGTGGATATATTGGTGTTTCAGATGATTTTGAAATTAAAGAAGATGATATTGAAACTTTGAGTATGAAGTTTTTACAATCTTTGGATTCAAAACAATTTGAAGCATTAATTGATTTTTCCCATTATGAAAAAAAGAAGTTCAACTCTATCTTTGATTTATTTAAAAACCTACTTGAGAAAAATGAAACAATTGATATTTTAAATATAGATGCAAAATTAATTGATTTACAAAAAGATATGGTCTTACAAAATGCTTTTAAAATCAAAGAGGCTATTTTGAATTGTAGTGTTGCTAGTAATAGTGCAATAAAAGCAGTTGATTTTGAGAAGTTTGACGATTTATTTGGCCGAACATGGCTTGAAAAAGATAGTTTATCTGATTATTCATATTTTAAAAAATGTGCTAATGAAACAATAGAGTCTTATTTTTCTATTTTGAAAGAGCAAATTGCAATTTATTATAAATTAAGAGCTGGTTACAGTTTAAGTAAGTTATTTGAGCTATATTTGATGTTTAAAGATTTTAAATTCTCATTTAATAAAAATAAAAACTATTTAGAGTTTAATGATATTTCAAATTTAGTTTACGAATTATTATCAACAAAAATTGATAAAGAGTTTTTATATTTTAGATTAGATTCTCAATTTTCACATATTTTAATGGATGAGTTTCAAGATACTTCACTTTTACAATATAAGATTTTAGAGCCATTAATAAAAGAGATTCTTTCAGGTGATGAGACTAAATTTAAAACATTTTTTTATGTGGGTGATACAAAACAATCAATCTATAGATTTAGAGGTGGTAAAAGAGAACTTTTTGATTATGTTGCAAATACAAATAAACTTCTTGAAGTTGAAGTATTAAATACAAATTATCGTTCTTGTGAAAATATTATCTCTTATGTAAATTCACTTTTTCTAAAACTATCAAATTATGAATATTTTGAACAAGAATCAATAGCAAAAGATGGATATATAGAAGTAATAGAAGATAGTGCTTTTGATGAAGATGAGAAGTTTGTAAATGTGGCTTCTAAAATTGCAGCACTTTTGCAAGAGGGTGTAAATTCAAATGATATTGCAATATTAACCTATACTAATGCTGATGTTTTAAATTTATATTACTATTTAAAACAAAAATTTCCATCTTTGAAAATCACAACAGAGATGACATCAAAACTAATAAATCAACAAAATGTAAAAGCAATAATAAATGCTATTAAATATATCTATTTTAAAGAAGATATTTATAAAGAAAATTTAAATGCACTTATTGGAAAACCTATTTTAAATGAGTTGGATTTATTGTTTTCTTTAGAAGAAAAATCTATTCAAGAATTAATTCGTGAAATAGCAAGTAATCTAAAAATAATCGATGAAAATATAATTAAACTTATTGAGGTTAGTTCAGGTTTTAATAATATCGTTGATTTCGTTTATGAAATAGATAAATTAGATGCAAATATGGTAAATAGTGAATCTATTGGTCTTCAAATACTTACTATTTTTAAATCAAAGGGATTGGAGTTTAATACTGTAATTTTACTTGATAGAATAAAAAGAAAAAATGTAGATAAATCATCACTTTTATTTGAATATGATAGTGTAGAATTAAAAAATATTTTTTACAAAATTAAAGGTTATGAAAACTATAACAAAGATTATGAAAAAGCCCTAGCAAAAGAAAAAGCTCTAAGTATAGAAGATGAAATAAATATTTTATATGTGGCACTAACAAGGGCTAAAAATAATATGATTATATTTAAAAAAATCAAATCTTCGGTTTTTGATATTTTAAATATGAGCCCTTGTAAAATTGGAAATATAATACAAAGTATTAATATTTCAAAAAACTATGACAAGATTGAAAAGATTGTTTATACACCTTTAAATCTAGGAACACAAGATAAACAACTTGCAAATGAAAAAGAATTAGATGAAAATCATCTTCATGCTAAATATTTTGGAATCACTACTCACTATTGTTTAGAAATGATGGATGAGTTTACCATTGATTGTTTGGAATATACTTTAAAATTAGCAATTAGTAGATATTCAAATTATTTAAATGAAGTTGATTTTATTGATATTAAAAATAGAATTTCAATGTTGATTAAAAATAATGATTTTATTTCTATTATAAATGATTCAGAATTTATTACAGAACAATCTTTAATATATAAAGAAGAGATAAAGATTATTGATTTACTTTTATTTAAAAATGATACATATTATATTATAGATTATAAAACAACAAAAGATAGATTACCAGAGCATATAGCTCAAGTTTCTTTTTATAAAAAAGCTATAAAAGATATTTTTAGCACAAATGAAGTAAAAGCTTATTTAGTTTATTTACATTCAAATGAGAGTTTTATTCAAGAAATTTAA